Proteins found in one Oscarella lobularis chromosome 16, ooOscLobu1.1, whole genome shotgun sequence genomic segment:
- the LOC136196775 gene encoding gamma-aminobutyric acid receptor-associated protein, whose protein sequence is MKFQYKEQHDFEKRRAEGEKIRKKYPDRVPVIVEKSPKARIGDLDKKKYLVPSDLTVGQFYFLIRKRIQLRPEDALFFFVNNSIPSTSATIGQLYQEHHEEDFFLYVSYSDESVYGR, encoded by the exons ATGAAATTTCAGTACAAAGAGCAGCACGACTTTGAGAAACGTCGAGCGGAAGGCGAAAAGATTCGAAAAAAGTACCCCGACAGAGTTCCA GTGATCGTCGAGAAGTCACCCAAGGCTCGCATCGGCGACCTCGACAAGAAAAAGTACCTGGTGCCGAGCGATCTAACGG ttggccagttctaCTTTTTGATTCGCAAGCGAATTCAACTGCGACCCGAAGAcgctctcttctttttcgtcaacAATTCGATTCCGTCAACGAGCGCGACGATCGGTCAGCTGTATCAGGAGCATCACGAAGAGGACTTCTTTCTCTACGTCTCGTACAGCGACGAGAGCGTCTATGGGAGGTAG
- the LOC136196768 gene encoding nucleoporin NUP188-like isoform X1: protein MAEGSFRSLFSILTGRSALREPAQIADELTRNAEKFSKGNAAYAKPSESSEKNLKSTKSIRPPTLKFVSKLSRFLGLDQMQTLDLVRNFLMDEYRGSSSQLQTIFKNERDSHALMMSVLRYYFDERLTVYRCLKHLFEYWQDSRHPCRETYTEFVDKHLIAGRKLIGALIQHYKELCDTNAPTSETNGELMTPRVSARWAVQYIREQIELLDVVVLHYRDFQMDATQLVEIAQLFQVHGFGTRQVNKHLLDANADNLIYQIGFLQTVILIEGIDLDWMLNNAQPETAAGHHLVQAVAQKTAFDEMLANWNDSPFHSPVFLAWATFCSLADDAETAVKIGSRALQTNVFKVLCTIVKADCFSNNSVVDVAVKTTVHVLLAAVLMVFDESALGNSLGDVVAVLCETMAVRRSSNEFWTQRGFGSLLTSVQSRFPYSYFLVDLLTALSGHADAPAMVLEYLKNVNYFTEPFSDALTDFEESEKEAEVRLCTEREAYKTVSDSPPSLVIPAGTLGRLFSDRRNRLVRWDFRYSAWHFFILEFDFLLHSVNLGTDIDSLPLVIRVTSVVRLVKQMLVLDPALSTSLYPLLERTFQVIQKFGSSPNPPQDLIKSCIDCVTVICQNNAELAWTGLQQTGFLPHTLGTTKGTGFNISPGNFGHVLRVKERPTGSFRVTVATLEMIGAMIRHADELGGDLAASIVFVVHEIFATFHKWRYVDGTERKRIGEGALKIFECSLNCDQLRALVTQALLYSEAGQALLNMLSIGVDAVDGFAAVSFLKGALQVVIQLLNSTGEDLSVIEEALANQMVERPTTAGLPQVIGDKVHIVSIIASYIHHRHDPELPVLSTRLLGRLCKASPMSLYGCLGPNNTADSIRDAYALRLAARTEDIKLKVAILKMLAVSVETQPGLTELLLDLKSKDKNGRQEFEIGRNSCLAPTLAILSSRNRGLVPLELLSAALKFLASLWKNRKDAALSTIRNKDGIWADIMGPLMTGLPVETSTITDSHCQVAAHAMRVVALECFYVAKGEMDEALKKLLRDFGSEGKLEMWISAQTKKTADAGISDRIKLKLLKVTRTLLLVASNVDLDVFRLSNEANRKSILSSLLEAVDYHVNSSLSRYTLAAAPELSTLYTVLFGCWPDAVQPRLSLLEKITSILREAKSKSTELSTAIETPLYSSTIVILQRSKSQSGPNEIHDLDHVVEIIRLASLSLQQPTLAGDSSSKKSTIVQLLVMCEAVQVMPDPSRWLFTLESNATFLHLVQALDFNLKTGKDVALVDAVMHFFVVLALRLEPARQLALLGVHRSLCLYLNWQDEPDAAVANGSLETSALDSGVQKPTWTRIWCLSVAFISSLLKTLRHEFVDEALDFVGAHHEKLAKSLDAVRGNLSRACLEEADHIAALLANLSLFRRQWQFSIPRVFTDLNERMGFLCQACCALLSRPQFLSHLVEVASERLAVPSKSSHESESLPRTREGAVAKHVRFSGDVQTQSSSSSGRKRVPSTSSSIELSSSSPLFLKIQRKLLSIMTHCLTFVRNLEPNLYKLMNDTAFDLADYPPLLLLRFDSPAMETVTPPSFGTLIAAINACLGILPKPSRIATPTRSPIRTASPAEEDRFLVMLVIEHSLWILLTEAVMCLRSSGVEFRVKQLLKRELGSDLGNILSYMLKFFSRRSGPSTPSKKSPAQDRILTSSAFSDEDSEQRLFQLTDLFMKQVLR, encoded by the exons ATGGCAGAAGG CTCATTTCGAAGTCTTTTTAGCATTCTCACCGGCAGATCGGCCTTGCGAGAGCCA GCTCaaatcgccgacgaattGACTCGAAACGCGGAGAAATTTAGCAAGGGCAATGCGGCATACGCAAAACCAAG cgaatcgtcggaGAAAAATTtaaagtcgacgaaatcgatcaGGCCACCAACGCTAAAATTCGTGTCAAAACTAAGTCGTTTTTTG GGGCTCGATCAAATGCAGACTCTAGATCTCGTTCGAAATTTTCTCATGGACGAGTATAGGGGATCCAGTAGTCAACTCCAA ACGATTTTCAAGAACGAGCGAGATTCCCATGCTCTGATGATGAGCGTGCTGAGATACTATTTCGACGAAAGACTTACCGTCTATCGGTGTCTGAAGCATCTGTTTGAATACTGGCAGGACAGCAGGCATCCTTGTCGG GAAACGTATACGGAGTTCGTTGACAAGCATTTGATAGCTGGAAGAAAACTGATTGGTGCT TTGATACAGCACTACAAAGAATTGTGCGATACGAATGCACCGACGTCTGAAACGAATGGCGAACTGATG ACTCCTAGGGTGTCAGCTCGGTGGGCTGTTCAGTATATCAGAGAACAG ATTGAACTTCTCGACGTTGTCGTTCTTCACTATCGAGACTTTCAGATGGATGCCACTCAGTTGGTCGAAATTGCCCAACTGTTTCAG GTTCACGGTTTTGGGACGAGACAAGTGAACAAACACCTGCTCGATGCCAATGCCGATAATTTGATTTATCAAATCGG GTTTCTTCAGACCGTCATATTGATTGAGGGCATTGACTTGGACTGGATGCTCAATAACGCACAACCAGAAAC TGCTGCTGGTCATCACCTCGTGCAGGCAGTAGCGCAGAAGACC GCTTTCGATGAGATGCTCGCAAATTGGAACGACTCGCCTTTTCACTCTCCCGTCTTTCTTGCTTGGGCGACGTTCTGTTCTCTCGCCGACGATGCAGAG ACGGCAGTGAAAATCGGCTCTCGAGCCCTACAGACGAACGTATTCAAAGTTCTTTGCACCATCGTCAAGGCTGATTGTTTTTCGAATAATTCG gtcgtcgacgttgcggTGAAGACGACCGTGCACGTCCTATTGGCCGCCGTTCTAATggttttcgacgagagcgcTTTGGGGAATTCTctcggtgacgtcgtcgcggttCTTTGCGAGACGATGGCAGTGAGACGTTCTTCTAATGAATTTTGGACgcag AGGGGCTTTGGGTCGTTGCTCACTTCAGTTCAATCGCG ATTTCCGTACTCctattttctcgtcgatttgcttaCTGCCCTGTCTGGTCACGCCGACGCTCCTGCAATG GTTCTGGAATATCTCAAAAATGTGAACTATTTCACCGAACCTTTCAGCGACGCTTTGACCGATTTCGAAGAGTCGGAGAAGGAAGCCGAAGTGCGATTGTGCACAGAACGAGAAGCCTATAAAACGG TAAGCGACTCGCCTCCAAGTCTCGTTATTCCAGCTGGGACTCTAGGTCGACTCTTTTCTGACCGGA GAAATCGTCTCGTCAGATGGGACTTCCGCTATTCCGCTTGGCACTTCTTCATTCtggaattcgattttcttctccacTCTGTCAATCTTGGAACAG ACATCGattctcttcctctcgtGATTCGAGTGACGTCCGTCGTTCGTTTAGTGAAGCAAATGCTCGTTCTCGATCCCGCTCTGTCTACCTCGCTATATCCCCTGCTAGAGAGAACGTTTCAAGTCATTCAAAA ATTTGGGTCTTCGCCCAATCCGCCTCAAGACCTAATCAAATCGTGCATCGACTGCGTAACGGTCATTTGTCAAAACAATGCCGAACTA GCCTGGACCGGTCTGCAGCAAACTGGATTCCTGCCGCACACGTTGGGGACAACCAAAGGAACCGG TTTCAACATTTCGCCGGGAAATTTTGGCCACGTGCTGAGAGTCAAAGAACGACCGACAGGATCCTTTCGAGTTACCGTAGCAACGCTGGAGATGATCGGAGCGATGATTCGCCACGCCGACGAGCTCGGCGGCGACTTGGCGGcttcgatcgtcttcgtcgttcacGAAATATTCGCCACGTTTCACAAGTGGAgatacgtcgacggcacAGAGCGAAAAAGAATCG gcgaGGGAGCTCTCAAGATATTCGAATGTTCTTTGAATTGCGATCAGTTGCGCGCTCTCGTGACGCAGGCGCTGCTCTACAGCGAAGCCGGTCAGGCGTTATTGAACATGTTGTCGATTGGCGTCGATGCCGTCGACGGGTTCGCCGCGGTGAGCTTTTTGAAAGGAGCTCTTCAGGTTGTCATACAACTTCTCAACTCGACGGGAGAG GATTTATCCGTCATCGAAGAAGCGTTGGCTAATCAGATGGTCGAGAGGCCGACGACTGCTGGACTTCCTCAAGTGATTGGGG ATAAAGTTCACATTGTTTCTATCATTGCTTCCTACATTCATCATCGTCACGATCCCGAGTTGCCCGTGTTGAGCACGCGCCTTCTCGGCAGACTTTGCAAa GCTTCTCCCATGTCGCTTTACGGCTGCCTGGGACCCAACAACACGGCCGACTCTATTCGAGATGCCTACGCGTTGAGACTCGCCGCTCGCACAGAG GATATCAAGTTGAAGGTGGCGATTTTAAAAATGCTGGCAGTGTCCGTGGAAACGCAGCCCGGTCTCACGGAGCTTTTATTGGATTTGAAGtcgaaagacaaaaacggGCGACAGGAA TTTGAAATCGGACGCAACAGTTGCCTTGCACCGACTTTAGCTATACTCAGTAGCCGAAACAGAGGG CTTGTTCCTCTTGAGCTCTTATCCGCTGCTCTAAAATTTTTGGCATCGCTGTGGAAGAATCGCAAAGACGCTGCGCTGAGTACCATTAGAAACAA AGACGGCATTTGGGCTGACATAATGGGTCCTCTAATGACAGGTCTTCCagtcgagacgtcgacg ATTACCGATAGCCACTGCCAAGTGGCGGCTCACGCTATGCGCGTTGTCGCCTTGGAATGTTTCTACGTGGCCAA AGGGGAGATGGACGAGGCTTTGAAAAAGCTTCTCCGAGACTTTGGCTCCGAAGGAAAATTGGAAATGTGGATTAGC GCTCAAACGAAAAAGACAGCCGATGCAGGAATTTCTGATCGAATCAAACTGAAATTGCTGAAAGTGACGAGAACGTTACTGCTCGTCGCATCCAACGTTGAC ctcgACGTATTTCGTCTGTCAAATGAGGCCAATAGAAAATCCATTCTGAGCAGTCTCCTAGAAGCCGTTGACTACCAC GTGAATTCTTCGCTATCAAGATACACACTGGCAGCTGCGCCCGAGCTTTCGACACTCTACACTGTGCTCTTCGGCTGCTGGCCAGA TGCTGTGCAGCCGCGTCTGTCTCTCCTGGAGAAAATCACTTCCATTCTCCGGGAAGCGAAGTCGAAGAGCACGGAGCTCTCAACCGCAATCGAAACGCCTCTGTATTCTTCCACAATCGTCATTCTTCAACGAAGTAAATCGCAATCGG GACCCAACGAAATTCACGACCTCGATCACGTCGTTGAAATAATACGTTTGGCGTCGCTGTCTCTTCAGCAGCCGACTCTCGCCGGAGATTCATCTTCCAAAAAG TCTACCATAGTACAACTTCTTGTCATGTGCGAAGCAGTTCAAGTCATGCCCGATCCATCCCGATGGCTTTTCACCTTGGAATCCAACGCCACTTTCTTGCATCTCGTTCAAGCCTTGGACTTCAACCTAAAA ACCGGCAAAGACGTTGCGTTAGTAGACGCAGTGATGCACTTCTTCGTAGTCCTCGCTCTCCGTCTCGAG CCTGCTCGCCAACTTGCACTCCTTGGCGTTCATCGTTCATTGTGCCTCTATCTGAACTGGCAAGACGAGCCCGATGCAGCAGTCGCTAATGGCTCGCTCGAg ACGTCTGCTTTAGATAGTGGCGTTCAGAAGCCCACGTGGACGCGAATCTGGTGTTTGTCTGTCGCATTTATATCGTCTCTTCTGAAAACTCTTCGTCACGAGTTTGTGGACGAGGCATTGGATTTCGTCGGTGCGCATCACGAAAAATTGGCCAAG TCTCTCGATGCTGTGCGTGGAAATCTAAGTCGTGCTTGCCTGGAAGAGGCAGATCACATCGCAGCCCTATTGGCTAATCTatctctctttcgtcgtcaatggCAATTTAGTATACCTCGCGTCTTCACCGATCTCAAC GAACGTATGGGCTTTCTCTGCCAGGCTTGCTGCGCCTTACTCAGCAGACCACAGTTTCTTTCTCATCTCGTAGAG GTTGCCTCGGAACGACTCGCCGTGCCGTCGAAGTCGAGCCACGAAAGCGAGAGTCTACCGCGCACGAGAGAAGGCGCCGTGGCGAAACACGTGCGTTTTAGCGGCGACGTTCAAacgcagtcgtcgtcgtcgtctggtCGAAAGAGggttccgtcgacgtcgtcgtctattgaattgtcgtcgtctagCCCACTCTTCCTCAAGATACAGAGAAA ACTTTTAAGCATTATGACTCACTGTCTGACGTTCGTGCGAAATTTGGAGCCGAATCTGTACAAATTGATGAATGACACG GCGTTTGATTTGGCTGACTATCCGCCTCTGTTGCTTCTTCGTTTCGATAGCCCAGCAATGGAGACAGTGACACCGCCTTCGTTCGGAACGTTAATCGCAGCTATAAACGCATGCCTCGGAATACTGCCAAAG CCTTCGAGGATAGCAACTCCTACTCGGTCTCCTATTAGGACTGCTAGCCCAGCAGAGGAGGACAG GTTTCTTGTTATGCTGGTCATTGAACATTCGCTGTGGATTCTCCTAACCGAAGCCGTCATGTGTCTGCGAAGTTCAGGAGTCGAATTTCGCGTGAAGCAACTTTTGAAACGTGAATTGGGCAGCGACTTG GGCAATATTCTCAGCTACATGTTGAAGTTTTTTTCACGAAGAAGTGGACCGAGCACTCCGAGCAAGAAGTCGCCAGCTCAAGATAGAATCTTGACCAGCAGCGCGTTTTCCGACGAAGATTCCGAGCAGAGACTATTTCAGTTGACGGACTTGTTTATGAAACAAGTACTTAgatag
- the LOC136196774 gene encoding intraflagellar transport protein 25 homolog, with translation MYDIAHHSNGGQVILATSSDPKHPSQYIIDGDKSTFWTSTGLFPQEFIISFQSLMTISTVQVWCSNVRCLVVERSVKADPVDFEAIFDKELESTDGRLQMEQFQADGTSACHLKFVITSGYAHFTSVHSVVVEGEPVR, from the exons ATGTACGACATAGCGCATCACAGCAACGGAGGTCAAGTCATCTTAGCGACATCCAGTGATCCAAAGCATCCGTCTCAGTACATCATCGATGG CGACAAGTCGACGTTTTGGACGTCGACCGGATTGTTCCCGCAGGAATTCATTATTTCGTTTCAATCGCTCATGACAATCTCGACCGTACAAGTGTGGTGTTCAAACG TGCGATGTCTCGTCGTTGAAAGGAGCGTCAAAGCCGATCCAGTCGACTTTGAAGCTATTTTTGACAAAG AATTGGAAAGTACCGACGGGCGATTGCAGATGGAGCAATTTCAAGCGGACGGCACTTCTGCTTGTCATCTGAAGTTCGTCATTACGTCAGGTTATGCACATTTTACCTCCGTTCATAGCGTAGTAGTGGAGGGGGAGCCCGTGCGCTGA
- the LOC136196768 gene encoding nucleoporin NUP188-like isoform X2 — protein MAEGSFRSLFSILTGRSALREPAQIADELTRNAEKFSKGNAAYAKPSESSEKNLKSTKSIRPPTLKFVSKLSRFLGLDQMQTLDLVRNFLMDEYRGSSSQLQTIFKNERDSHALMMSVLRYYFDERLTVYRCLKHLFEYWQDSRHPCRETYTEFVDKHLIAGRKLIGALIQHYKELCDTNAPTSETNGELMTPRVSARWAVQYIREQIELLDVVVLHYRDFQMDATQLVEIAQLFQVHGFGTRQVNKHLLDANADNLIYQIGFLQTVILIEGIDLDWMLNNAQPETAAGHHLVQAVAQKTAFDEMLANWNDSPFHSPVFLAWATFCSLADDAETAVKIGSRALQTNVFKVLCTIVKADCFSNNSVVDVAVKTTVHVLLAAVLMVFDESALGNSLGDVVAVLCETMAVRRSSNEFWTQRGFGSLLTSVQSRFPYSYFLVDLLTALSGHADAPAMVLEYLKNVNYFTEPFSDALTDFEESEKEAEVRLCTEREAYKTVSDSPPSLVIPAGTLGRLFSDRRNRLVRWDFRYSAWHFFILEFDFLLHSVNLGTDIDSLPLVIRVTSVVRLVKQMLVLDPALSTSLYPLLERTFQVIQKFGSSPNPPQDLIKSCIDCVTVICQNNAELAWTGLQQTGFLPHTLGTTKGTGFNISPGNFGHVLRVKERPTGSFRVTVATLEMIGAMIRHADELGGDLAASIVFVVHEIFATFHKWRYVDGTERKRIGEGALKIFECSLNCDQLRALVTQALLYSEAGQALLNMLSIGVDAVDGFAAVSFLKGALQVVIQLLNSTGEDLSVIEEALANQMVERPTTAGLPQVIGDKVHIVSIIASYIHHRHDPELPVLSTRLLGRLCKASPMSLYGCLGPNNTADSIRDAYALRLAARTEDIKLKVAILKMLAVSVETQPGLTELLLDLKSKDKNGRQEFEIGRNSCLAPTLAILSSRNRGLVPLELLSAALKFLASLWKNRKDAALSTIRNKDGIWADIMGPLMTGLPVETSTITDSHCQVAAHAMRVVALECFYVAKGEMDEALKKLLRDFGSEGKLEMWISAQTKKTADAGISDRIKLKLLKVTRTLLLVASNVDLDVFRLSNEANRKSILSSLLEAVDYHVNSSLSRYTLAAAPELSTLYTVLFGCWPDAVQPRLSLLEKITSILREAKSKSTELSTAIETPLYSSTIVILQRRPNEIHDLDHVVEIIRLASLSLQQPTLAGDSSSKKSTIVQLLVMCEAVQVMPDPSRWLFTLESNATFLHLVQALDFNLKTGKDVALVDAVMHFFVVLALRLEPARQLALLGVHRSLCLYLNWQDEPDAAVANGSLETSALDSGVQKPTWTRIWCLSVAFISSLLKTLRHEFVDEALDFVGAHHEKLAKSLDAVRGNLSRACLEEADHIAALLANLSLFRRQWQFSIPRVFTDLNERMGFLCQACCALLSRPQFLSHLVEVASERLAVPSKSSHESESLPRTREGAVAKHVRFSGDVQTQSSSSSGRKRVPSTSSSIELSSSSPLFLKIQRKLLSIMTHCLTFVRNLEPNLYKLMNDTAFDLADYPPLLLLRFDSPAMETVTPPSFGTLIAAINACLGILPKPSRIATPTRSPIRTASPAEEDRFLVMLVIEHSLWILLTEAVMCLRSSGVEFRVKQLLKRELGSDLGNILSYMLKFFSRRSGPSTPSKKSPAQDRILTSSAFSDEDSEQRLFQLTDLFMKQVLR, from the exons ATGGCAGAAGG CTCATTTCGAAGTCTTTTTAGCATTCTCACCGGCAGATCGGCCTTGCGAGAGCCA GCTCaaatcgccgacgaattGACTCGAAACGCGGAGAAATTTAGCAAGGGCAATGCGGCATACGCAAAACCAAG cgaatcgtcggaGAAAAATTtaaagtcgacgaaatcgatcaGGCCACCAACGCTAAAATTCGTGTCAAAACTAAGTCGTTTTTTG GGGCTCGATCAAATGCAGACTCTAGATCTCGTTCGAAATTTTCTCATGGACGAGTATAGGGGATCCAGTAGTCAACTCCAA ACGATTTTCAAGAACGAGCGAGATTCCCATGCTCTGATGATGAGCGTGCTGAGATACTATTTCGACGAAAGACTTACCGTCTATCGGTGTCTGAAGCATCTGTTTGAATACTGGCAGGACAGCAGGCATCCTTGTCGG GAAACGTATACGGAGTTCGTTGACAAGCATTTGATAGCTGGAAGAAAACTGATTGGTGCT TTGATACAGCACTACAAAGAATTGTGCGATACGAATGCACCGACGTCTGAAACGAATGGCGAACTGATG ACTCCTAGGGTGTCAGCTCGGTGGGCTGTTCAGTATATCAGAGAACAG ATTGAACTTCTCGACGTTGTCGTTCTTCACTATCGAGACTTTCAGATGGATGCCACTCAGTTGGTCGAAATTGCCCAACTGTTTCAG GTTCACGGTTTTGGGACGAGACAAGTGAACAAACACCTGCTCGATGCCAATGCCGATAATTTGATTTATCAAATCGG GTTTCTTCAGACCGTCATATTGATTGAGGGCATTGACTTGGACTGGATGCTCAATAACGCACAACCAGAAAC TGCTGCTGGTCATCACCTCGTGCAGGCAGTAGCGCAGAAGACC GCTTTCGATGAGATGCTCGCAAATTGGAACGACTCGCCTTTTCACTCTCCCGTCTTTCTTGCTTGGGCGACGTTCTGTTCTCTCGCCGACGATGCAGAG ACGGCAGTGAAAATCGGCTCTCGAGCCCTACAGACGAACGTATTCAAAGTTCTTTGCACCATCGTCAAGGCTGATTGTTTTTCGAATAATTCG gtcgtcgacgttgcggTGAAGACGACCGTGCACGTCCTATTGGCCGCCGTTCTAATggttttcgacgagagcgcTTTGGGGAATTCTctcggtgacgtcgtcgcggttCTTTGCGAGACGATGGCAGTGAGACGTTCTTCTAATGAATTTTGGACgcag AGGGGCTTTGGGTCGTTGCTCACTTCAGTTCAATCGCG ATTTCCGTACTCctattttctcgtcgatttgcttaCTGCCCTGTCTGGTCACGCCGACGCTCCTGCAATG GTTCTGGAATATCTCAAAAATGTGAACTATTTCACCGAACCTTTCAGCGACGCTTTGACCGATTTCGAAGAGTCGGAGAAGGAAGCCGAAGTGCGATTGTGCACAGAACGAGAAGCCTATAAAACGG TAAGCGACTCGCCTCCAAGTCTCGTTATTCCAGCTGGGACTCTAGGTCGACTCTTTTCTGACCGGA GAAATCGTCTCGTCAGATGGGACTTCCGCTATTCCGCTTGGCACTTCTTCATTCtggaattcgattttcttctccacTCTGTCAATCTTGGAACAG ACATCGattctcttcctctcgtGATTCGAGTGACGTCCGTCGTTCGTTTAGTGAAGCAAATGCTCGTTCTCGATCCCGCTCTGTCTACCTCGCTATATCCCCTGCTAGAGAGAACGTTTCAAGTCATTCAAAA ATTTGGGTCTTCGCCCAATCCGCCTCAAGACCTAATCAAATCGTGCATCGACTGCGTAACGGTCATTTGTCAAAACAATGCCGAACTA GCCTGGACCGGTCTGCAGCAAACTGGATTCCTGCCGCACACGTTGGGGACAACCAAAGGAACCGG TTTCAACATTTCGCCGGGAAATTTTGGCCACGTGCTGAGAGTCAAAGAACGACCGACAGGATCCTTTCGAGTTACCGTAGCAACGCTGGAGATGATCGGAGCGATGATTCGCCACGCCGACGAGCTCGGCGGCGACTTGGCGGcttcgatcgtcttcgtcgttcacGAAATATTCGCCACGTTTCACAAGTGGAgatacgtcgacggcacAGAGCGAAAAAGAATCG gcgaGGGAGCTCTCAAGATATTCGAATGTTCTTTGAATTGCGATCAGTTGCGCGCTCTCGTGACGCAGGCGCTGCTCTACAGCGAAGCCGGTCAGGCGTTATTGAACATGTTGTCGATTGGCGTCGATGCCGTCGACGGGTTCGCCGCGGTGAGCTTTTTGAAAGGAGCTCTTCAGGTTGTCATACAACTTCTCAACTCGACGGGAGAG GATTTATCCGTCATCGAAGAAGCGTTGGCTAATCAGATGGTCGAGAGGCCGACGACTGCTGGACTTCCTCAAGTGATTGGGG ATAAAGTTCACATTGTTTCTATCATTGCTTCCTACATTCATCATCGTCACGATCCCGAGTTGCCCGTGTTGAGCACGCGCCTTCTCGGCAGACTTTGCAAa GCTTCTCCCATGTCGCTTTACGGCTGCCTGGGACCCAACAACACGGCCGACTCTATTCGAGATGCCTACGCGTTGAGACTCGCCGCTCGCACAGAG GATATCAAGTTGAAGGTGGCGATTTTAAAAATGCTGGCAGTGTCCGTGGAAACGCAGCCCGGTCTCACGGAGCTTTTATTGGATTTGAAGtcgaaagacaaaaacggGCGACAGGAA TTTGAAATCGGACGCAACAGTTGCCTTGCACCGACTTTAGCTATACTCAGTAGCCGAAACAGAGGG CTTGTTCCTCTTGAGCTCTTATCCGCTGCTCTAAAATTTTTGGCATCGCTGTGGAAGAATCGCAAAGACGCTGCGCTGAGTACCATTAGAAACAA AGACGGCATTTGGGCTGACATAATGGGTCCTCTAATGACAGGTCTTCCagtcgagacgtcgacg ATTACCGATAGCCACTGCCAAGTGGCGGCTCACGCTATGCGCGTTGTCGCCTTGGAATGTTTCTACGTGGCCAA AGGGGAGATGGACGAGGCTTTGAAAAAGCTTCTCCGAGACTTTGGCTCCGAAGGAAAATTGGAAATGTGGATTAGC GCTCAAACGAAAAAGACAGCCGATGCAGGAATTTCTGATCGAATCAAACTGAAATTGCTGAAAGTGACGAGAACGTTACTGCTCGTCGCATCCAACGTTGAC ctcgACGTATTTCGTCTGTCAAATGAGGCCAATAGAAAATCCATTCTGAGCAGTCTCCTAGAAGCCGTTGACTACCAC GTGAATTCTTCGCTATCAAGATACACACTGGCAGCTGCGCCCGAGCTTTCGACACTCTACACTGTGCTCTTCGGCTGCTGGCCAGA TGCTGTGCAGCCGCGTCTGTCTCTCCTGGAGAAAATCACTTCCATTCTCCGGGAAGCGAAGTCGAAGAGCACGGAGCTCTCAACCGCAATCGAAACGCCTCTGTATTCTTCCACAATCGTCATTCTTCAACGAA GACCCAACGAAATTCACGACCTCGATCACGTCGTTGAAATAATACGTTTGGCGTCGCTGTCTCTTCAGCAGCCGACTCTCGCCGGAGATTCATCTTCCAAAAAG TCTACCATAGTACAACTTCTTGTCATGTGCGAAGCAGTTCAAGTCATGCCCGATCCATCCCGATGGCTTTTCACCTTGGAATCCAACGCCACTTTCTTGCATCTCGTTCAAGCCTTGGACTTCAACCTAAAA ACCGGCAAAGACGTTGCGTTAGTAGACGCAGTGATGCACTTCTTCGTAGTCCTCGCTCTCCGTCTCGAG CCTGCTCGCCAACTTGCACTCCTTGGCGTTCATCGTTCATTGTGCCTCTATCTGAACTGGCAAGACGAGCCCGATGCAGCAGTCGCTAATGGCTCGCTCGAg ACGTCTGCTTTAGATAGTGGCGTTCAGAAGCCCACGTGGACGCGAATCTGGTGTTTGTCTGTCGCATTTATATCGTCTCTTCTGAAAACTCTTCGTCACGAGTTTGTGGACGAGGCATTGGATTTCGTCGGTGCGCATCACGAAAAATTGGCCAAG TCTCTCGATGCTGTGCGTGGAAATCTAAGTCGTGCTTGCCTGGAAGAGGCAGATCACATCGCAGCCCTATTGGCTAATCTatctctctttcgtcgtcaatggCAATTTAGTATACCTCGCGTCTTCACCGATCTCAAC GAACGTATGGGCTTTCTCTGCCAGGCTTGCTGCGCCTTACTCAGCAGACCACAGTTTCTTTCTCATCTCGTAGAG GTTGCCTCGGAACGACTCGCCGTGCCGTCGAAGTCGAGCCACGAAAGCGAGAGTCTACCGCGCACGAGAGAAGGCGCCGTGGCGAAACACGTGCGTTTTAGCGGCGACGTTCAAacgcagtcgtcgtcgtcgtctggtCGAAAGAGggttccgtcgacgtcgtcgtctattgaattgtcgtcgtctagCCCACTCTTCCTCAAGATACAGAGAAA ACTTTTAAGCATTATGACTCACTGTCTGACGTTCGTGCGAAATTTGGAGCCGAATCTGTACAAATTGATGAATGACACG GCGTTTGATTTGGCTGACTATCCGCCTCTGTTGCTTCTTCGTTTCGATAGCCCAGCAATGGAGACAGTGACACCGCCTTCGTTCGGAACGTTAATCGCAGCTATAAACGCATGCCTCGGAATACTGCCAAAG CCTTCGAGGATAGCAACTCCTACTCGGTCTCCTATTAGGACTGCTAGCCCAGCAGAGGAGGACAG GTTTCTTGTTATGCTGGTCATTGAACATTCGCTGTGGATTCTCCTAACCGAAGCCGTCATGTGTCTGCGAAGTTCAGGAGTCGAATTTCGCGTGAAGCAACTTTTGAAACGTGAATTGGGCAGCGACTTG GGCAATATTCTCAGCTACATGTTGAAGTTTTTTTCACGAAGAAGTGGACCGAGCACTCCGAGCAAGAAGTCGCCAGCTCAAGATAGAATCTTGACCAGCAGCGCGTTTTCCGACGAAGATTCCGAGCAGAGACTATTTCAGTTGACGGACTTGTTTATGAAACAAGTACTTAgatag